One Cucurbita pepo subsp. pepo cultivar mu-cu-16 chromosome LG07, ASM280686v2, whole genome shotgun sequence genomic region harbors:
- the LOC111798047 gene encoding putative chloride channel-like protein CLC-g → MDAANPSNGDEESIITPLLAPQRLLVNSSSQVALVGANICPIESLDYEIFDNDFFMQDWRSREDFQIFQYLVIKWLSCFLIGLIMGLVGFFNNLAVENIAGKKFVVTSNMMLEGRYWMAFLVFSVSNLLLTLFASVITALICPLAAGSGIPEVKAYLNGVDAPGILSPRTLLVKIIGSIAIVSSSMVVGKAGPMVHTGACVASLVGQGCFKVFGLTWRWLYHLKKDRDRRDLVTCGAAAGIAAAFRAPVGGVLFAFEEMASWWRSALLWRAFFTTAIVAVVLRSLIDVCLNGLCGLFGKGGLIIFDTYSDFPSYHLKDLPPVLALAFIGGILGSFYNFLLTKVLRVYNLIHEKGIVYKVLLACSVSIFTSCLLFGLPWFASCQPCPSSAREICPTIGRSGNFKKFQCSSGHYNDLASLIFNTNDDAIKNLFSKGTDSEFQFSSMLTFFVTCFSLSVLSYGTVAPVGLFVPVIVTGASYGRFVGMVVGPYTNLSHGFFAILGAASFLGGSMRTTVSLCVIMLELTNNLLLLPLVMLVLLISKTVADAFNCNIYNQIMKAKGFPYLEGHVEPYMRQLTVASVLTSPLQLFRGIEKVRNVVNVLKWTSHHGFPIIDEPPFSEFPVLYGLILRAHLIVLLKKKAFLSVPTLGLERQDALKLLSADDFAVMGSGDVDRIEDIQLTDEEMEMFIDLHPFANTSPCTVLETMSLAKAFAIFRETGLRHMLVMPKVPGRSPVVGILTRHDFMPDYILSLHPLLEKSRWKRLRIKFHLKKKFF, encoded by the exons ATGGATGCCGCCAACCCCAGCAATGGCGATGAGGAATCCATTATCACTCCCTTGCTTGCTCCTCAGAGATTGCTTGTCAATTCTTCCTCACAGGTCGCCCTTGTTGGCGCTAATATCTGCCCCATTGAAAGCCTTGATTACGA GATTTTTGATAATGATTTCTTCATGCAAGATTGGAGGAGTCGTGAGGATTTTCAGATATTTCAATACTTGGTTATTAAATGGTTGTCTTGTTTCTTGATCGGTCTGATTATGGGTCTTGTTGGGTTCTTCAACAATCTGGCGGTGGAGAATATTGCAGGGAAGAAGTTTGTTGTTACTTCGAATATGATGCTTGAGGGCAG GTATTGGATggcttttcttgttttctctgTTTCAAATCTACTTCTCACCCTATTCGCATCTGTCATTACGGCATTGATCTGCCCCCTAGCAGCCGGCTCAGGTATACCAGAAGTAAAGGCTTATCTGAATGGTGTGGACGCCCCAGGAATATTATCGCCCAGGACATTGTTAGTGAAG ATTATTGGCAGCATTGCTATCGTGTCGTCATCTATGGTCGTTGGAAAAGCTGGGCCTATGGTTCATACCGGGGCATGTGTTGCATCCTTGGTAGGTCAGGGGTGTTTCAAAGTATTTGGTTTAACTTGGAGATGGCTATACCATCTCAAGAAGGATCGAGATAGGCGGGATCTTGTAACATGTGGTGCTGCTGCTGGAATCGCTGCTGCTTTTCGTGCTCCCGTTGGGGGCGTGTTGTTTGCTTTTGAAGAGATGGCATCATG GTGGAGAAGCGCCCTTCTGTGGCGAGCATTTTTCACGACGGCTATCGTTGCTGTCGTATTACGCTCACTGATCGATGTTTGTTTGAATGGATTATGTGGATTGTTTGGTAAAGGGGGACTCATAATATTTGATACCTACTCAGACTTCCCCTCATATCACCTCAAAGATCTACCTCCTGTGCTTGCCCTTGCTTTCATTGGAGGCATTCTTGGAagcttttataattttcttttaaccaaAGTTCTTCGTGTTTACAATCTCATACATGA GAAAGGCATTGTTTACAAAGTTTTACTGGCTTGCTCTGTCTCGATTTTCACGTCATGTCTTCTTTTCGGATTACCGTGGTTCGCATCGTGCCAACCTTGCCCGTCAAGTGCTCGAGAAATCTGTCCTACGATAGGTCGATCGGGTAACTTCAAGAAGTTTCAGTGTTCTTCTGGTCACTACAATGATCTTGCAAGTCTTATATTTAACACCAATGATGACGCCATAAAGAACCTCTTTAGCAAAGGCACAGACTCTGAGTTTCAATTCTCATCAATGCTCACATTTTTCGTTACATGTTTTTCGTTGAGCGTTCTTAGTTACGGTACGGTTGCTCCGGTTGGCTTGTTTGTTCCTGTTATTGTGACAGGAGCTTCTTATGGTCGTTTTGTTGGAATGGTTGTCGGTCCATACACGAACCTTAGCCATGGCTTCTTTGCCATATTGGGTGCTGCTTCGTTTCTCGGGGGGTCGATGAGGACGACCGTTTCTTTATGTGTTATTATGCTCGAATTGACCAATAATTTGTTGCTGCTGCCTTTAGTAATGTTGGTTCTCCTTATTTCCAAGACTGTGGCTGATGCTTTCAACTGTAATATTTACAACCAGATCATGAAAGCCAAGGGGTTCCCTTACCTAGAAGGCCATGTTGAGCCATACATGAGGCAGCTGACTGTTGCCAGTGTGTTAACAAGTCCACTTCAATTATTCCGTGGCATCGAGAAGGTTCGTAACGTAGTAAACGTTCTCAAATGGACGAGCCATCACGGATTTCCCATCATCGATGAGCCTCCTTTCTCGGAATTCCCTGTTTTATATGGTCTAATTCTCAGAGCTCATCTCATCGTGTTGTTAAAGAAGAAAGCTTTCTTGTCGGTTCCAACACTAGGATTAGAAAGACAGGATGCCTTAAAGCTATTATCAGCTGATGATTTTGCAGTGATGGGTTCGGGCGATGTCGATCGGATTGAAGATATTCAGTTGACTGATGAAGAGATGGAGATGTTCATCGATCTACATCCATTCGCTAATACCTCGCCTTGTACTGTCTTGGAAACGATGTCATTAGCAAAGGCTTTCGCAATTTTTCGAGAAACTGGTTTAAGACACATGCTGGTGATGCCTAAGGTCCCCGGG AGATCGCCCGTGGTCGGTATATTGACTCGGCACGACTTTATGCCGGATTACATTCTGAGTTTGCATCCATTGCTAGAGAAGAGCAGATGGAAAAGGTTAAGAATCAAATTTCATCTGAAGAAAAAATTCTTCTAG
- the LOC111798049 gene encoding arogenate dehydrogenase 1, chloroplastic-like, with protein sequence MLLPSSLRHLSPAVPSLPSFSHHRLYNPKPLPILPCFQFFPKPLLRIRAIDAAQPYDYESRMASRFHNSDKLKIAIVGFGNFGQFLAKTIVRQGHTVLSHSRVDHSDAARKLGVSFFSDPDDLAEEHPEVILLCTSVISTESVLRSLPLQRLKRNTLVVDVLSVKEFPKSLMLELLPPDFDVICSHPMFGPESGAKGWNELFFVYEKVRIGSDESRVSRCEKFLSIFEREGCRMVEMSCVDHDRYAAESQFITHTVGRVLNMLMLESTPINTKGYETLLDLVKNTAADSFDLYYGLFMYNKNAMEMIERLDLAFGALKQQLFGRLHDMVRKQLFENGENLQTLPENSPQNGASLALTTYLEATRFQDLSSTYDIKATKLEENSKLKIAVVGFGNFGQFLAKTIVKQGHTVLAYSRSDYSDVAEEMGISYFSDMDDLCEEHPEVVLLCTSILSTEKVLRSLPFRRLKRNTLFVDVLSVKEFPRNLFLQILPPDFDILCTHPMFGPESGKNGWNDLSFVYDKVRVGNEESRAFRCNCFLDIFSSEGCRMVEMSCYDHDRHAAGSQFITHTMGRVLEKLSLSSTPINTKGYNTLLDLVSNTSGDSFDLYYGLFMYNANSMEQLERLDLAFEALKKQLFGRLHDVLRKQLFENTDGIIDAQEELKIMPYQIGTAALSFSDSRDLR encoded by the exons ATGCTGTTGCCGTCTTCTCTCCGCCACCTCTCTCCGGCCGTACCTTCTTTACCTTCGTTCTCTCACCACCGTCTCTATAATCCCAAGCCCCTTCCGATTCTCCCCTGTTTTCAGTTCTTTCCCAAACCCCTTCTTCGAATTCGCGCCATTGATGCTGCGCAACCTTACGACTACGAATCCAGAATGGCATCCCGTTTTCACAACTCCGACAAGCTCAAAATCGCCATCGTTGGGTTTGGTAACTTCGGTCAATTTCTCGCTAAAACAATCGTCCGCCAAGGCCATACCGTCTTGTCTCATTCCCGAGTTGACCACTCTGATGCGGCTCGTAAGCTCGGGGTTTCGTTTTTTTCCGACCCGGATGACCTTGCTGAAGAACACCCGGAGGTGATTTTGCTCTGTACGTCGGTAATTTCAACTGAGAGTGTTCTCCGATCGTTGCCATTGCAGAGATTGAAGAGGAATACCTTGGTAGTAGATGTGCTTTCGGTGAAGGAGTTCCCGAAAAGCTTAATGCTGGAGTTATTGCCTCCGGATTTTGACGTAATTTGTTCTCACCCAATGTTTGGCCCTGAAAGCGGTGCGAAAGGGTGGAATGAGCTGTTCTTCGTTTACGAGAAGGTTCGAATTGGGTCGGATGAATCTAGGGTTTCACGCTGTGAGAAATTCTTGAGTATTTTTGAGAGAGAGGGTTGCAGAATGGTGGAAATGAGCTGTGTGGATCATGATAGATATGCAGCTGAATCGCAATTCATTACTCATACGGTCGGGAGAGTTTTGAAtatgttgatgttggaatctACACCGATTAATACTAAAGGGTATGAAACTTTGTTGGATTTGGTGAAGAACACTGCTGCAGATAGTTTCGATTTGTATTATGGTTTGTTTATGTATAATAAGAACGCGATGGAGATGATCGAGAGATTGGATTTGGCTTTTGGAGCTTTGAAACAACAGCTTTTTGGGCGATTGCATGATATGGTGAGGAAGCAATTGTttgaaaatggtgaaaatttGCAAACCTTGCCTGAAAATTCTCCTCAAAATGGGGCTTCTCTTGCACTGACAACTTATCTGGAAGCTACCAG GTTTCAGGACCTTTCTTCAACTTATGACATCAAAGCCACAAAACTTGAGGAAAATTCAAAGCTCAAGATTGCTGTTGTTGGATTTGGTAACTTCGGTCAATTTCTTGCCAAGACGATAGTAAAACAGGGTCACACTGTGTTAGCCTACTCGAGGTCGGACTACTCAGACGTAGCAGAAGAGATGGGCATCTCTTACTTTTCTGATATGGATGATCTATGTGAAGAACACCCAGAAGTAGTTCTTCTATGCACTTCCATTCTTTCAACAGAGAAAGTTCTCAGATCATTACCTTTTCGGAGATTGAAACGAAACACTTTGTTTGTTGACGTACTTTCCGTGAAAGAATTTCCaagaaatttgtttcttcaaattttaccccCAGACTTCGACATCCTCTGCACACATCCTATGTTCGGGCCAGAGAGTGGTAAGAACGGGTGGAACGATCTTTCCTTTGTTTACGATAAGGTTCGAGTAGGAAATGAGGAATCGAGAGCGTTCCGTTGCAACTGCTTTCTTGATATATTTTCGAGTGAAGGGTGTCGAATGGTGGAAATGTCTTGCTACGATCACGATCGGCATGCAGCAGGCTCACAGTTCATTACCCATACAATGGGGAGAGTTTTAGAAAAGTTGAGTTTGAGCTCTACACCAATTAACACCAAAGGTTATAATACCTTGTTGGACTTGGTGTCAAACACTTCTGGAGATAGCTTTGATCTTTACTATGGTCTGTTTATGTACAATGCAAATTCCATGGAGCAACTCGAGCGGTTGGACTTGGCTTTCGAAGCATTGAAGAAGCAACTCTTTGGTCGTTTGCACGACGTTCTTCGGAAGCAACTTTTTGAGAATACAGATGGCATCATAGATGCACAGGAAGAATTAAAGATAATGCCATATCAGATCGGCACTGCTGCTCTAAGCTTCTCTGATTCTCGTGATCTTCGTTAA
- the LOC111798526 gene encoding heparanase-like protein 3 isoform X2 has protein sequence MGFRVWLVGFCFWVCFLVCGSVNSKGLGLEEDGFVRGRVLIDGKSAIGGIDEDFVCATLDWWPPEKCDYGTCSWGRASLLNLDLGNNVLLNAVKEFKPLKLRLGGTLQDKIIYETEDHQQSCVYLSRNTSELFGYSQGCLPTKRWDELNEFFKKGGVKVIFGLNALNGRQIASDGSAVGAWDHTNAESFIRYTVKKNYTIHGWELGNELSGNGVGTRVTAEQYASDTIALQNMVQSIYKDIEYKPLIISPGGFFDENWFKEFIDKTTQSLDVVTHHIYNLGPGVDEHLVERILDPSYLDGMADTFYKLHEILRNSPTSAKAWVGEAGGAYNSGHNLVTNAFVFSFWYLDQLGMSAAFDTKTYCRQTLIGGNYGLLNTTTFEPNPDYYSALLWHRLMGRNVLSTSFNGTKKIRAYAHCSKQSKGFTLLLLNLDSNTTVHAAISYNRTRTRRLHHKHRSYNHKPKVIRIPRPHGIEGEAFREEYHLTAKDGNLHSQTMLLNGKILSVNSSGNIPSLEPQYVNSSEPIMVAPFSIVFIHMPNIVLPACR, from the exons ATGGGTTTTCGTGTTTGGCTCGtggggttttgtttttgggtcTGTTTCTTGGTTTGTGGCTCTGTGAACTCCAagggtttgggtttggaaGAAGATGGGTTTGTGCGAGGGAGGGTTTTGATTGATGGGAAATCCGCCATTGGAGGTATCGATGAAGATTTCGTTTGTGCTACGCTTGATTGGTGGCCTCCTGAGAAATGCGATTATGGAACCTGCAGCTGGGGACGAGCTTCTCTGCTCAATCTG GATCTGGGCAACAACGTTCTATTAAATGCAGTCAAag AATTTAAACCCCTCAAGCTTAGATTGGGTGGTACTTTGCAAGATAAGATCATATATGAAACTGAAGATCACCAGCAGTCATGTGTTTATTTATCAAGAAACACCTCAGAATTATTTGGTTACAGTCAAGGTTGCTTACCAACTAAAAGATGGGATGAACTGAATGAGTTCTTCAAGAAAGGAGG AGTGAAGGTTATCTTTGGATTAAACGCTCTCAATGGACGACAGATTGCGTCCGATGGGTCTGCTGTAGGAGCTTGGGATCACACGAATGCTGAATCGTTCATACGCTATACTGTCAAAAAGAACTACACAATTCATGGTTGGGAGCTTG GGAATGAATTGAGTGGGAATGGAGTTGGAACAAGAGTTACCGCAGAGCAGTATGCGTCTGATACAATTGCTCTTCAGAACATGGTCCAAAGTATCTACAAGGATATTGAATATAAGCCGTTAATCATATCTCCCGGAGGATTCTTTGATGAAAATTGGTTCAAGGAATTCATTGACAAAACAACTCAATCACTAGATGTTGTCACACACCATATATACAATCTAGGACCAG GAGTCGATGAGCATCTCGTCGAAAGGATTCTCGACCCATCCTATCTTGACGGTATGGCCGATACATTCTACAAGCTCCATGAGATCCTAAGAAACTCGCCTACTTCAGCTAAAGCATGGGTTGGGGAAGCTGGAGGGGCTTACAACAGTGGCCATAATCTGGTCACAAATGCATTTGTCTTTAGTTTCTG GTATTTGGACCAGCTGGGTATGTCGGCCGCCTTCGATACGAAAACATACTGCAGGCAAACCTTGATCGGTGGAAACTATGGTTTACTGAACACGACCACTTTCGAACCAAATCCAGACTATTACAG TGCACTCCTATGGCATCGCTTGATGGGAAGAAATGTTCTGTCCACAAGCTTTAACGGGACGAAGAAAATACGAGCGTATGCACATTGTTCTAAGCAGTCT AAAGGATTCACGTTATTACTGCTCAACCTAGACAGTAATACCACAGTTCATGCTGCAATTTCATACAACAGAACGAGAACGAGACGGTTGCACCATAAACATAGATCCTATAACCATAAACCGAAGGTCATTCGAATACCTCGACCTCACGGTATTGAAGGCGAAGCATTCAGAGAGGAATATCATCTAACAGCTAAGGATGGGAACCTGCATAGTCAAACTATGCTGCTAAATGGAAAGATTTTGTCTGTAAATTCATCAGGGAACATACCTTCATTGGAACCTCAGTATGTAAATTCATCTGAACCAATAATGGTGGCTCCCTTTTCAATTGTATTCATTCACATGCCAAATATTGTTCTCCCTGCTTGCAGATAG